Proteins from one Leptonema illini DSM 21528 genomic window:
- the ilvC gene encoding ketol-acid reductoisomerase: protein MAKIFYDDACDLSLLKGKTIAVLGYGSQGHAQAQNMRDSGLNVIIGLRPDSKSFAQAKEVGFEVLPPSEACKKADIIQVLTPDQTQGSLYNEAIAPNLTAGKALVFSHGFNIHYDIIQPPKDVDVYMVAPKGPGHLVRRVYTEGGGVPCLIAIHQDATGEAHKRALAHAAGVGGGRAGILETTFRDETETDLFGEQAVLCGGLTSLITKGFETLVEAGYDPDIAYFECLHEVKLIVDLIYEGGIANMRSSISDTAEFGDLTRGPRVVDAHSKAAMRSVLDDIQKDKGARFAKEWLEETAKGYPNFNRMRDEGKKHQIEETGAKLRSMMKFLKKK, encoded by the coding sequence ATGGCAAAAATTTTCTACGACGACGCATGTGATCTGAGCCTGCTCAAGGGTAAAACCATCGCGGTACTCGGATACGGTAGCCAGGGCCACGCCCAGGCACAGAATATGCGGGATTCCGGCCTGAATGTTATCATCGGATTGCGCCCGGATTCGAAATCCTTCGCCCAGGCGAAAGAGGTCGGTTTCGAGGTTCTGCCTCCGTCCGAGGCCTGCAAGAAGGCCGATATCATCCAGGTTCTGACTCCTGACCAGACGCAGGGATCTCTTTATAACGAAGCGATCGCTCCGAACCTTACAGCCGGGAAGGCCCTTGTCTTCTCGCACGGATTCAACATCCACTATGACATCATCCAGCCTCCGAAAGACGTCGACGTCTACATGGTCGCCCCGAAGGGTCCCGGCCATCTCGTTCGCCGTGTTTACACAGAGGGAGGCGGAGTTCCCTGCCTTATCGCCATCCATCAGGATGCGACGGGCGAGGCTCACAAACGTGCGCTGGCTCACGCTGCGGGCGTCGGTGGCGGACGTGCGGGCATCCTCGAAACGACGTTCCGTGACGAGACCGAAACCGACCTTTTCGGCGAGCAGGCAGTGCTTTGCGGCGGCCTGACCTCCCTTATTACGAAGGGATTTGAAACGCTTGTCGAGGCCGGATACGATCCCGACATCGCCTATTTCGAATGTCTGCACGAAGTGAAGCTGATCGTAGACCTGATCTACGAAGGCGGCATCGCCAATATGCGCAGCTCCATTTCAGATACGGCGGAGTTCGGCGACCTGACCCGCGGTCCCCGCGTTGTCGACGCTCATTCAAAAGCGGCCATGCGCTCCGTTCTGGACGACATCCAGAAAGATAAAGGCGCTCGTTTCGCTAAAGAATGGCTCGAAGAAACGGCGAAGGGATACCCGAATTTCAATCGCATGCGTGACGAAGGCAAGAAGCACCAGATCGAAGAGACGGGCGCCAAACTGCGCAGCATGATGAAGTTCCTCAAAAAGAAGTGA
- a CDS encoding c-type cytochrome, with amino-acid sequence MKLLFRLRLRLLVVGLVLVFSGGATAKPLVLSRCEHGDCWNGYGLGQLAGFTAKVWWEGWWANGHPKGEGWVQTDARIPCTAKEDGVFNCYEDGNPYEGAMILTQVRPGSAGKIVDTKYVWLVRHGLGRMKGEADGTFDEEGTYQYDRLFNGIQRRLVQGKTIVVVVRNGVPDEREWKEAVASALKQALHDSNNDKELAAMKGERSYRAYCAACHKPDMTGLVGPNLTDNSWLHGHRFEEIFWSLMYGIGTERVKQLPPKGPCPAHAQSLGTDELIQIIRYLQATNKNIE; translated from the coding sequence ATGAAACTACTATTTAGACTCAGATTGAGATTGCTTGTTGTCGGCTTGGTGCTGGTTTTTTCCGGCGGTGCGACCGCAAAGCCTCTCGTACTGAGTCGATGCGAACATGGGGATTGCTGGAACGGCTATGGCTTGGGTCAACTGGCTGGTTTTACAGCAAAGGTGTGGTGGGAAGGCTGGTGGGCCAATGGGCACCCAAAAGGGGAAGGCTGGGTCCAGACCGATGCCAGGATACCATGCACGGCAAAGGAAGACGGCGTTTTCAATTGTTACGAGGACGGGAATCCCTACGAGGGGGCGATGATACTAACACAAGTTCGCCCTGGCAGCGCCGGGAAAATTGTTGATACAAAGTATGTGTGGCTTGTAAGGCACGGGCTTGGCAGGATGAAGGGGGAAGCTGACGGCACTTTCGATGAAGAGGGAACATATCAATACGACCGGCTCTTCAACGGGATTCAACGTCGGCTGGTTCAAGGTAAAACCATTGTCGTCGTCGTTAGAAATGGTGTGCCCGACGAGAGGGAATGGAAAGAGGCTGTTGCTTCAGCGTTGAAACAAGCTTTGCACGACTCAAACAATGATAAAGAATTGGCAGCTATGAAGGGAGAGCGGAGCTACAGAGCCTATTGTGCCGCATGCCATAAGCCAGATATGACAGGCCTCGTTGGCCCCAATCTCACAGACAACTCATGGTTGCATGGGCATCGATTTGAAGAGATATTCTGGTCGCTGATGTACGGCATAGGAACGGAGCGTGTGAAACAATTACCTCCCAAAGGGCCCTGTCCTGCGCATGCGCAGTCTCTCGGGACTGACGAGCTTATTCAGATCATACGATACCTTCAGGCTACAAACAAAAACATCGAGTAA
- a CDS encoding CopG family antitoxin gives MRKEYDFSKAKKNPYARRLKKQITIRINSEAIDYFKSMAEETGIPYQNLIDLYLLDCAKRHKKIELSFK, from the coding sequence ATGAGGAAAGAATACGACTTTTCAAAAGCGAAGAAAAACCCTTATGCTCGCAGGCTGAAGAAGCAGATCACGATTCGCATCAACTCAGAGGCCATCGATTACTTCAAGTCTATGGCTGAGGAGACGGGCATCCCATACCAGAATCTCATCGATCTCTATCTGCTGGATTGTGCTAAAAGGCATAAAAAGATCGAGCTCTCGTTCAAGTAG